Proteins encoded by one window of Serratia nevei:
- a CDS encoding type VI secretion system baseplate subunit TssE yields the protein MKASLPMLFDKLSVRSQSGSADNWRRVLVRDIEFLLNDASRSADLKLHDYAHSESSVLNYGLPSLSQRIPINTDPLTLARHIQRIITSFEPRLDPKTIRVVPVVNERQSYVLAILFDIYGTCSLPGDEMLVNLRIALDYSCGAVHVFD from the coding sequence ATGAAAGCGTCATTACCCATGCTATTCGATAAGCTCAGCGTGAGAAGTCAAAGCGGCAGCGCCGATAATTGGCGGCGCGTCCTGGTGCGCGATATCGAATTCTTATTGAATGACGCATCGCGCAGCGCAGATTTAAAACTTCACGATTATGCGCATAGCGAAAGCTCGGTATTGAATTATGGTCTGCCGTCGCTGAGCCAACGAATACCCATTAATACCGATCCGCTAACGTTGGCGAGACATATACAAAGAATTATTACTTCTTTTGAGCCGAGATTGGATCCGAAAACGATTCGCGTGGTGCCGGTCGTGAATGAACGTCAATCGTATGTATTGGCAATATTATTTGATATCTATGGCACTTGCTCATTACCGGGTGACGAAATGCTGGTTAATTTGCGCATAGCTCTTGATTATTCCTGTGGCGCCGTACACGTATTTGATTAA
- a CDS encoding Hcp family type VI secretion system effector: MSTKALVDYFLKIEGVDGESPDQTYPGWIQLQAWQWAEENAGRWGFGSGGGSGKVEMKDFEFRMVSNKASPKLFLMCATGEHIPQAKLVCRKSGQGQQDFIAVTFSNCLVSSFKTVGNMPLNSTIGTEIDTVLPTDVIKLNFARIEVEYKEQNNDGSMGAVIKTGYDLKLNARI, translated from the coding sequence ATGAGCACTAAAGCTTTAGTAGACTATTTTTTGAAGATTGAAGGTGTTGACGGTGAATCCCCTGACCAAACTTATCCGGGATGGATTCAGCTGCAAGCCTGGCAATGGGCGGAGGAAAATGCCGGGCGCTGGGGATTCGGCAGCGGCGGTGGTTCCGGCAAAGTCGAAATGAAAGACTTTGAATTCCGTATGGTGAGCAATAAGGCTTCGCCGAAGCTGTTTCTGATGTGCGCCACCGGCGAGCATATTCCTCAGGCAAAACTTGTTTGCCGTAAATCAGGCCAGGGTCAGCAAGATTTTATTGCCGTGACCTTCAGTAACTGCCTGGTTTCCTCATTCAAGACCGTGGGTAATATGCCGCTGAACTCCACCATCGGTACTGAAATCGATACCGTGCTGCCCACCGATGTTATCAAGCTGAATTTCGCACGTATCGAAGTTGAGTACAAAGAGCAAAACAACGATGGCTCCATGGGTGCGGTGATTAAGACGGGGTATGACCTCAAGCTTAACGCCCGCATCTGA
- the istB gene encoding IS21-like element helper ATPase IstB, which produces MSTLQHQRIAELCGQFRLERIATEWPALAQKTIDDTASLGDFLEQLLKLEVDSRDERRRQTLLRLSGLPAVKTLEQFDFKFASGAPRAQIQELGGLAFIERQENIVLLGPSGVGKSHIAAALAYKCAMAGLSVRFITAADMMLQLVAAHRQGELKGYLSRIIHKPRLLVIDEIGYLPFGKEEANLFFQVVARRYESGSLVLTSNLPFTQWSGTFGDDETLTAAMLDRLLHHAHIVQISGQSYRLKDKLKSGQLKKQAQAEVSE; this is translated from the coding sequence ATGAGCACTCTCCAGCATCAGCGTATCGCTGAGTTATGCGGGCAGTTTCGCCTTGAGCGTATCGCGACCGAGTGGCCGGCACTGGCCCAGAAGACGATTGATGACACTGCATCACTGGGTGATTTTCTCGAGCAACTTCTGAAGCTCGAAGTTGACAGTCGAGACGAACGACGGCGTCAGACGCTGCTTCGCCTTTCCGGTTTGCCTGCGGTCAAGACGCTGGAGCAGTTCGACTTTAAGTTTGCCAGCGGTGCACCTCGAGCGCAGATCCAGGAGCTGGGTGGCCTGGCGTTCATAGAACGTCAGGAGAACATCGTGTTGCTGGGGCCATCGGGCGTGGGCAAGAGTCATATTGCTGCCGCTCTGGCCTATAAGTGCGCGATGGCCGGGTTAAGCGTCCGATTTATTACCGCCGCAGACATGATGCTGCAACTGGTCGCCGCTCACCGCCAGGGGGAACTTAAAGGCTATCTGAGTCGCATCATTCACAAGCCGCGGTTGCTTGTGATCGATGAGATCGGCTACCTGCCGTTTGGTAAGGAAGAGGCCAACTTGTTCTTCCAGGTTGTCGCCAGACGTTATGAGTCAGGCAGCCTGGTGTTGACCAGTAATCTGCCGTTTACGCAGTGGTCCGGTACGTTTGGAGATGATGAGACGCTAACAGCAGCGATGCTGGATCGTTTGTTACATCATGCACATATCGTGCAGATCAGCGGCCAGAGTTACCGGCTGAAGGACAAATTAAAAAGTGGCCAACTTAAGAAACAGGCGCAAGCCGAAGTTTCTGAGTAA
- the tssC gene encoding type VI secretion system contractile sheath large subunit: protein MRARQRRYSAKQQATAVAEVETQETENELDGLLKRSFRPRTNEASEAVRRAIGTLSEYANQGKVKVSQDVVLTIESLIAQIDEQLSQQMNNILHHKEFQKLESAWQGLSYLVDNTNVSETLKIRVLNISQDELTRNLRRYRGSAWDQSPVFKQIYEREYGQFGGEPFGCIIGDFEFDHSPMSVTLLTELAKISAASHCPFISAASPSLLQMSKWNELGNPRDIGKIFTTPEYASWRRLRESNDSRYLVLTMPRFLSRLPYGAKTNPIEEFAFEEAVRPDMDDDFSWANSAYAMGVNINRAFHEYGWCSKIRGIESGGSVEELPAYAFPSDEGGYELTCPTEVAISDRREQELSDAGFLPLVYRKHSDFAAFIGSCTMHAPAKYEDPDATANAKLSSRLPYIFATCRFAHYLKCIVRDKIGSFRSRDDMQRWLNDWLMNYVDGDPSVSTEATKARRPLAAAEVRVEDVEDDPGYYRAHFYLRPHYQLEGMTVSLRLVSKLPSAKKDGSR from the coding sequence ATGAGAGCGAGGCAACGACGCTATTCAGCTAAGCAGCAGGCAACGGCGGTCGCTGAAGTTGAAACGCAGGAAACGGAAAACGAGCTTGACGGTCTGCTCAAGCGTTCGTTCCGGCCCAGAACGAACGAGGCCTCAGAAGCGGTTCGTCGTGCCATCGGCACGCTGTCCGAATATGCCAACCAGGGCAAGGTCAAGGTCAGCCAGGATGTCGTATTGACCATTGAATCGCTGATCGCCCAGATCGACGAGCAGCTTTCGCAGCAGATGAACAATATCTTGCACCACAAGGAGTTCCAGAAGCTGGAGTCCGCCTGGCAAGGTCTGAGTTATCTGGTCGACAATACCAACGTCAGCGAAACGCTGAAGATTCGGGTATTGAACATCAGTCAGGATGAGCTGACGCGCAATCTGCGGCGCTACCGAGGATCGGCCTGGGATCAAAGCCCGGTGTTCAAACAAATTTACGAACGCGAGTATGGTCAATTCGGTGGCGAGCCGTTCGGTTGCATCATCGGCGATTTTGAGTTCGATCACAGCCCGATGAGCGTGACGCTGCTGACGGAGCTGGCGAAAATTTCCGCCGCCTCGCACTGTCCGTTTATTTCCGCCGCTTCGCCGTCGCTGCTGCAGATGAGCAAGTGGAACGAACTGGGCAACCCGCGGGATATCGGCAAGATTTTCACCACGCCGGAATATGCGTCCTGGCGCCGCCTGCGCGAAAGCAACGATTCGCGTTATCTGGTGCTGACCATGCCGCGCTTCCTGTCGCGTTTGCCTTACGGTGCCAAGACCAACCCGATCGAAGAGTTCGCTTTCGAGGAGGCCGTCCGGCCGGATATGGATGATGATTTCTCCTGGGCCAACTCGGCGTATGCGATGGGCGTCAACATCAACCGCGCCTTCCATGAGTACGGTTGGTGCTCGAAAATCCGCGGCATCGAATCCGGCGGCTCGGTAGAAGAACTGCCCGCCTACGCGTTTCCTTCCGATGAGGGCGGTTATGAGCTGACGTGTCCGACGGAGGTCGCCATTTCCGATCGGCGCGAGCAAGAGCTGTCAGACGCCGGGTTCTTGCCTTTGGTGTATCGCAAGCATTCTGATTTCGCTGCCTTTATCGGTTCTTGCACCATGCATGCCCCGGCGAAATACGAAGATCCGGATGCGACGGCCAACGCCAAGCTTTCCTCCCGGCTGCCGTACATTTTCGCCACGTGCCGCTTTGCGCACTATTTGAAATGCATCGTACGCGACAAAATCGGTTCTTTCCGTTCCAGAGACGATATGCAGCGGTGGCTGAATGACTGGCTGATGAATTACGTCGATGGCGATCCTTCCGTGTCGACGGAGGCGACGAAAGCGCGTCGTCCATTGGCCGCCGCCGAAGTTCGCGTTGAGGATGTTGAAGACGATCCGGGTTATTACCGCGCACATTTCTATTTGCGCCCGCATTACCAGTTGGAAGGCATGACCGTGTCCTTGCGATTGGTATCAAAACTTCCGTCAGCCAAAAAAGATGGGAGCAGATAA
- the tssB gene encoding type VI secretion system contractile sheath small subunit — protein sequence MAKDSSSQKFIGKNNAPRVQIEYDVELYGSQKKVELPFVTGVMSDLSGHRKKPLLPIEERKFLTFDQDNFNDRMRAIKPRLQFYVENTLSEDDALLDVELEFESMEDFTPGAIAKRVPQMQRLLEAREHLTELITYMDGKSSAEEVVKNLLEKPDFLHRLVTDARKTVADAEQDVQDSGNKGDEE from the coding sequence ATGGCTAAGGACTCAAGCTCTCAGAAATTTATCGGTAAAAATAACGCGCCCCGCGTGCAAATTGAATATGACGTAGAGCTCTACGGTTCGCAAAAGAAAGTAGAGTTACCTTTCGTCACGGGGGTCATGTCCGATCTCTCTGGGCATCGGAAAAAACCTTTGCTGCCGATCGAAGAGCGGAAATTCCTGACGTTCGATCAGGACAATTTCAACGATCGCATGCGCGCCATTAAACCTCGTCTTCAATTTTATGTGGAGAATACCCTGAGCGAAGACGATGCGCTGCTGGACGTGGAATTAGAGTTTGAATCGATGGAGGATTTTACGCCTGGTGCCATCGCCAAACGGGTTCCGCAGATGCAACGTCTGCTGGAAGCCCGGGAACATCTCACGGAGCTCATCACGTATATGGATGGTAAATCCAGCGCGGAAGAGGTGGTGAAGAATCTGCTGGAGAAGCCCGATTTTCTGCATCGCTTGGTGACGGATGCACGCAAAACGGTCGCGGATGCGGAACAGGATGTGCAGGATTCGGGCAATAAAGGAGATGAGGAATGA
- the tssH gene encoding type VI secretion system ATPase TssH, producing MYQRERLFSRLGHFAYQSFVEATKLCRTFRHEYVELEHWLKVLVDKERGDLPLILAHYAINIQRVSDALDRILHTLPNRTNAVVDLSTQLETVVERGLLMSQLAETPSGGVRTIHILVGILQDPTLQRSLYRLSEEFKKLPIPQLFDDYPAILAESVEHEEEEEESYGALGEAPDAPETVEILDKWCADLTRQARDGEIDPVIGREAELRQVIDILLRRRQNNPILVGEAGVGKTAVAEALACKIAQGQVPPLLQGARLLSLDLGRMQAGASMRGEFESRLKALIDAIAHSAVPVILFCDEAHTLVGAGGQAGTGDAVNLLKPMLARGALRMVAATTWSEYKQFIEPDAALTRRFQYVLVSEPDEENAVNMMRAIAPHFAQHHSVKIRESALQAAVHLSLRHLPSRQLPDKAISLLDTACARVALSQHAQPEKIESLEAGLAVKRTEMHGLQEESKFDDLALTRISELQQTLSEMEGELDALRQRQAQEQQAVTTLLDAEQQSPDRLPQLATELGELQDGGLPLVYPWVDDRVVAEVLSDWTGIPTGRMLQSDLDNALNLNQLLSRQIFGQQTAIDEIAQAVRISRAGIQAHDRPLGVFMLSGPSGVGKTETAFALAEAMYGGAHNLIVFNMSEFQESHTVSTLKGAPPGYVGYGKGGKLTEAVRRKPYSIVLLDEFDKAHPDIHEAFYQVFDKGVMEDGEGRMISFRQCFILMTSNIGAGEIEATLAETPELKTEALRPMLHDVLARFFPAALLARMNVIPYVPLSTEAITHIATKQISRLQQRLHKEVGVSLVLEGDIPGWIAKRISAHPSRGRAVESLLQQAILPPISNEVLQRKRTGQELQNIQLMVENDSLSVYFD from the coding sequence GTGTATCAACGAGAACGTCTTTTTTCGCGATTGGGCCACTTTGCTTATCAGTCCTTCGTTGAAGCCACCAAGCTGTGCCGGACCTTCAGGCACGAATACGTGGAGCTTGAACACTGGCTGAAAGTCCTGGTGGACAAAGAACGCGGCGACTTGCCGCTGATCCTGGCGCACTACGCGATCAATATTCAGCGCGTAAGCGATGCGTTGGATCGCATTCTCCATACCTTGCCAAACCGGACGAATGCGGTGGTGGATCTGTCGACGCAACTGGAAACGGTGGTGGAAAGAGGCCTGCTGATGAGCCAGCTCGCCGAAACGCCGTCCGGCGGCGTGCGCACCATCCATATCCTGGTCGGCATTCTGCAGGATCCCACGCTGCAGCGCAGCCTGTACCGGCTGAGCGAAGAGTTTAAAAAACTGCCGATCCCGCAGCTGTTCGACGACTACCCGGCGATTCTGGCGGAGTCTGTCGAACACGAGGAGGAAGAAGAAGAAAGCTACGGCGCGCTCGGCGAGGCGCCGGATGCGCCCGAGACGGTCGAGATACTCGATAAATGGTGTGCGGACCTGACTCGTCAGGCGCGCGACGGTGAAATCGACCCGGTGATTGGCCGCGAAGCGGAGCTGCGCCAGGTGATCGACATTTTGCTGCGCCGTCGGCAGAACAACCCGATTTTGGTGGGCGAAGCCGGGGTCGGCAAAACGGCCGTGGCGGAAGCGCTGGCCTGCAAGATAGCCCAAGGGCAGGTGCCGCCGCTGCTGCAGGGCGCCCGGCTGCTGTCTTTGGATCTGGGGCGCATGCAGGCCGGGGCGAGCATGCGGGGCGAATTCGAATCGCGCCTGAAAGCGCTGATCGACGCCATCGCGCATTCGGCCGTGCCGGTGATTTTGTTCTGCGACGAGGCGCATACGCTGGTGGGCGCCGGCGGGCAGGCCGGCACCGGCGACGCCGTCAACCTGTTGAAACCGATGCTGGCCAGGGGCGCGCTGCGCATGGTGGCGGCGACCACCTGGTCGGAATACAAACAGTTCATCGAGCCGGATGCCGCGCTGACGCGCCGTTTCCAGTACGTGCTGGTTTCAGAGCCGGACGAAGAGAATGCGGTGAACATGATGCGCGCCATCGCCCCGCATTTTGCGCAGCACCACAGCGTCAAGATCCGCGAGTCGGCGCTGCAGGCGGCGGTGCATTTATCGCTGCGCCATCTGCCGTCGCGGCAGCTGCCGGACAAGGCCATCAGCCTGCTGGACACCGCCTGCGCGCGGGTGGCGCTGAGCCAGCATGCGCAGCCTGAAAAAATCGAGTCGCTCGAGGCCGGGCTGGCGGTGAAGCGTACCGAAATGCACGGCCTGCAGGAAGAAAGCAAATTCGACGATCTGGCGCTCACCCGCATCAGCGAATTGCAGCAGACGCTCAGCGAGATGGAAGGAGAGCTGGATGCGCTGCGTCAGCGGCAGGCGCAGGAGCAGCAGGCGGTCACCACCTTGCTCGATGCAGAGCAGCAGTCGCCGGATCGTTTGCCGCAGCTGGCCACCGAGTTGGGCGAGCTGCAGGACGGCGGTCTGCCGCTGGTGTATCCGTGGGTGGACGATCGCGTCGTGGCGGAGGTGTTGTCGGATTGGACCGGCATCCCCACCGGCCGCATGCTGCAAAGCGATCTGGACAATGCGCTCAACCTCAACCAACTGCTGAGTCGCCAGATTTTCGGCCAGCAGACGGCGATCGACGAAATCGCGCAGGCGGTGAGGATCTCCCGCGCCGGCATCCAGGCGCACGATCGGCCGTTGGGCGTTTTCATGCTGTCCGGCCCGAGCGGCGTCGGCAAAACGGAGACCGCGTTCGCCCTGGCGGAGGCGATGTACGGCGGCGCGCATAACCTGATCGTCTTCAATATGAGCGAGTTTCAAGAGTCGCACACCGTCTCCACGCTGAAGGGGGCGCCGCCGGGCTATGTCGGCTATGGCAAGGGCGGCAAATTGACGGAGGCGGTGCGGCGCAAACCCTATTCCATCGTGCTGCTCGACGAATTCGACAAGGCGCATCCCGATATCCATGAAGCGTTCTATCAAGTCTTCGACAAGGGCGTGATGGAGGACGGCGAGGGCCGCATGATCAGCTTCCGCCAGTGCTTTATTTTGATGACCAGCAACATCGGCGCCGGCGAAATAGAAGCGACGCTGGCGGAAACGCCGGAGCTGAAAACCGAGGCGTTGCGCCCGATGCTGCACGACGTCCTGGCGCGCTTTTTCCCGGCGGCGCTGTTGGCGCGCATGAACGTCATTCCTTACGTGCCGCTTTCCACCGAAGCGATAACCCATATCGCCACCAAACAGATTTCACGTTTACAGCAGCGTTTGCACAAAGAAGTGGGCGTGTCGCTGGTGCTGGAGGGCGACATCCCAGGCTGGATCGCCAAACGCATCAGCGCCCATCCATCGCGCGGAAGAGCGGTCGAGTCGCTGCTGCAGCAGGCGATCTTGCCGCCGATCAGCAATGAAGTGCTGCAGCGCAAACGGACGGGACAGGAACTGCAGAATATCCAACTCATGGTCGAGAACGATAGCTTAAGTGTTTATTTCGACTGA
- the tssG gene encoding type VI secretion system baseplate subunit TssG: MADMSLMRETALSLEPAPTPGAQGESVNQAEIRGLSNRQDFFELLRRIERAQPDAPRLGVSNDRSRERLCITQPADMGFASREIASIVQRPTQVLIQARHFGMFAPYGPLPIHVTEHARTEVIARRNQAFQQFVGIVSQRFAVLHYRAWAQLKAMIGHDHDEDKNPFLHHLRQTVGVDTTLAVNPHIQRLREAYPGIYLPGRRSLRQLNKMLAAYFAVPIEITPRYAKWIDDGKKNGSQKLGKLGSTRIGSRFFDAQYGAHIQIGPLGAPHYQQYQRGSRRLQALVSICHDFTSHQLMLDVSLLIATEPGMAAQLGGKSLSKDSWLKPKTGTFRQLVYQSTT, encoded by the coding sequence ATGGCTGATATGTCGCTGATGCGCGAAACGGCGCTGTCGTTGGAACCGGCGCCGACGCCGGGAGCCCAAGGCGAAAGCGTGAACCAGGCCGAAATCCGCGGGCTGTCCAATCGGCAGGATTTCTTCGAGCTGTTGCGGCGCATCGAGCGTGCGCAGCCGGATGCGCCGCGGCTCGGCGTCTCCAACGATCGCAGCCGCGAAAGGCTCTGCATCACTCAGCCGGCGGATATGGGCTTTGCCTCGCGTGAAATCGCCTCCATCGTACAACGCCCTACGCAGGTGCTGATTCAGGCGCGGCATTTCGGCATGTTCGCCCCTTACGGCCCGCTGCCGATCCATGTGACCGAGCATGCGCGCACCGAAGTCATCGCCAGGCGTAATCAGGCGTTCCAGCAGTTCGTCGGCATCGTCAGCCAGCGCTTCGCCGTACTGCATTACCGGGCCTGGGCGCAGCTGAAGGCGATGATCGGGCATGACCATGACGAAGACAAAAACCCGTTCTTGCATCATCTGCGGCAGACGGTGGGCGTCGACACGACGTTGGCCGTGAACCCGCATATCCAGCGCCTGCGCGAAGCCTACCCCGGCATTTATCTGCCGGGCCGCCGCTCGCTGCGCCAGCTTAACAAGATGCTGGCGGCCTACTTCGCCGTTCCCATCGAAATTACGCCGCGCTACGCCAAATGGATCGACGACGGCAAAAAAAACGGCAGCCAAAAGCTGGGCAAGCTGGGGAGCACGCGCATCGGTAGCCGCTTTTTCGATGCCCAGTACGGCGCGCATATTCAAATCGGGCCGCTGGGGGCCCCGCATTATCAGCAGTATCAGCGCGGCAGCCGGCGGTTGCAGGCGCTGGTGAGCATCTGCCATGACTTCACGAGCCATCAGCTGATGTTGGACGTCAGCCTGCTGATCGCCACGGAGCCGGGCATGGCGGCGCAGCTGGGCGGCAAGTCGCTGAGTAAAGACAGCTGGCTGAAACCTAAGACAGGGACGTTTAGGCAGCTGGTTTATCAATCAACAACTTAA
- a CDS encoding ImpA family type VI secretion system protein, with protein sequence MKEQYGIEFEPSYCELEFALSEYDSQNDPLNALDIGNDINWNVIRDKARELLERCFDLRVILWLMRANLHIDGFSAVYQGITTIDGKYAEEGSTIFPQADMEPATVSFHAAALGWLATSSCLHEIKNSKIFPDTPLTTDELLNMRLDEQEGKSLHFSEVVKVLGQADSYFAGRNMPPLKEQLSRGIDALERVENYANLQAEDYRLDCRQVRDYLTLFSRQLLSLEQQELPEDIGAAPVDAEAAEAPATLPGKYIRSRQDVILLLDQVLDYFQNYEPSHPAPILIRRSQKMIGMDFATIVEELLPESLASLNQLSGK encoded by the coding sequence ATGAAGGAACAATACGGAATTGAATTTGAGCCTTCCTACTGTGAGCTTGAGTTCGCTTTATCAGAATACGACAGTCAAAATGATCCATTAAATGCTTTAGACATTGGCAATGATATTAATTGGAATGTGATTCGCGACAAGGCAAGAGAGCTACTTGAACGTTGTTTTGATTTGAGAGTTATACTCTGGCTTATGCGCGCCAATCTTCATATCGATGGTTTTTCGGCTGTCTATCAAGGCATCACCACTATCGACGGCAAATATGCCGAAGAGGGGAGCACCATTTTCCCTCAGGCCGATATGGAGCCGGCGACAGTCAGCTTTCATGCGGCCGCATTAGGCTGGCTCGCTACCTCGTCCTGCCTGCACGAAATCAAGAACAGCAAGATTTTCCCCGACACGCCGTTAACCACCGATGAACTGCTCAATATGCGACTTGACGAGCAGGAAGGCAAAAGCCTGCATTTCTCGGAAGTGGTGAAAGTGTTGGGGCAGGCTGACAGCTATTTTGCCGGCAGAAACATGCCGCCATTAAAGGAACAGCTGTCTCGGGGAATAGACGCCCTGGAGCGCGTGGAAAACTACGCCAACCTGCAGGCCGAAGATTATCGGCTGGACTGCCGGCAGGTGCGTGACTATTTGACGCTGTTCAGCCGTCAATTGCTTTCTCTTGAACAACAGGAGTTGCCGGAGGATATCGGCGCTGCGCCGGTCGACGCGGAAGCGGCGGAGGCACCGGCCACCCTGCCTGGCAAATATATCCGTTCCCGGCAGGATGTCATCTTGCTGTTGGACCAGGTTTTGGACTACTTCCAAAACTATGAGCCCAGCCATCCGGCCCCCATTCTTATTCGACGTTCGCAAAAAATGATCGGTATGGACTTCGCGACGATTGTTGAGGAGCTTTTGCCGGAATCTCTGGCCTCGTTAAATCAATTGTCCGGGAAGTAA
- the tssF gene encoding type VI secretion system baseplate subunit TssF — MFSERFLQLYNDELRYFREAGRQFASSHPQVAQHLGMHIDGVLDPFVERLLEGSAFLCTRIQEKLNNEQPEFALQMLSRLAPLWYTPVPAIATVAIKPDLSFPQWHSQVDLPRGSRMTLNDISLNNKPATFTTARHIKVQPVEISLAECEILPPHHLPDGAARHMQDCSAYVRIGLTTHGVLPVSELDLEPLHLTLAEDTVRANQLMAALLNRTLRIVLWAKNDDRPVVKVLQPESLRLGGVGDEEALLPTAVGELPGNRLMREYFAAPSRFFSLELHGVQDFLRQCERVHEFEILFALEQRPLTLIGRVNARDFHLFATPVINLYRRHCSPVLLTGERTEHQLVVDRLNTSLYEIHSVKQVKGMLPDGNPVIFSSLQADVHYDCEREPAGYTLQRRREPSPSKYNNPHLPNEDTFIAISPGKSGIDIDDITSLSVEALVCERHLVPAHLQQPHFQLETAMPIHQVEIVRYPSNPVAVPNISQAWQAIQMLASNPLRHARPDVQDCSALLRDWLSLFCHQDDSSQRKRIASIKNAWVEHHFERNQGPGPLAWIRGAEIAVNLSANHHADHGAYLFGKILHHALSQYGDLNQTLSMKLLLDGETHADWGALYYG, encoded by the coding sequence ATGTTCAGTGAGCGCTTTCTCCAATTATATAATGATGAGCTGCGTTATTTTCGCGAGGCCGGTCGTCAATTTGCCTCTTCTCATCCTCAGGTCGCTCAGCATTTGGGCATGCATATCGACGGCGTGCTGGATCCTTTCGTCGAGCGTCTGTTGGAGGGCTCCGCTTTTCTTTGCACCCGCATCCAGGAAAAACTGAACAACGAGCAGCCAGAATTCGCCTTGCAAATGCTTTCGCGCCTGGCGCCCTTGTGGTACACGCCGGTTCCCGCGATCGCCACCGTCGCGATTAAGCCCGATCTCTCTTTCCCCCAGTGGCACAGCCAGGTCGATCTGCCGCGGGGAAGCCGAATGACCCTCAACGATATCTCGCTGAACAACAAACCCGCCACCTTCACCACGGCGCGGCATATTAAAGTGCAGCCCGTTGAGATTTCATTGGCGGAATGTGAAATTTTGCCGCCTCATCATCTGCCTGACGGCGCCGCCAGGCATATGCAAGACTGTTCGGCCTACGTCAGAATCGGCCTGACCACGCACGGCGTGTTGCCCGTCTCGGAACTGGACCTCGAACCCTTGCACCTGACGTTGGCGGAAGATACGGTGCGGGCCAACCAGCTGATGGCCGCGCTGCTTAATCGCACCTTGCGCATCGTGCTATGGGCGAAAAACGATGACCGGCCAGTCGTCAAAGTCTTGCAACCGGAAAGCCTGCGCCTGGGCGGCGTCGGCGACGAAGAGGCATTGTTGCCCACCGCGGTAGGGGAATTGCCCGGCAACCGGCTGATGCGCGAATACTTTGCGGCACCGAGCCGCTTCTTCAGCCTCGAGCTGCATGGCGTACAGGATTTTCTGCGCCAATGCGAACGTGTCCATGAGTTCGAGATCTTGTTTGCTCTTGAGCAACGCCCACTGACTCTGATCGGTCGCGTCAACGCCAGGGATTTTCATCTTTTCGCGACCCCGGTCATCAACCTGTATCGCCGCCATTGCTCGCCGGTGCTGTTGACGGGTGAGCGCACCGAGCACCAGCTGGTGGTCGACCGTTTGAACACCTCGCTGTATGAGATACATAGCGTTAAACAGGTGAAAGGCATGTTGCCGGACGGCAACCCGGTGATTTTCTCTTCGCTGCAGGCCGATGTGCATTACGACTGTGAACGGGAGCCGGCGGGTTATACGCTGCAGCGTCGTCGCGAGCCGTCGCCATCCAAATACAACAACCCGCATCTGCCCAACGAAGATACTTTCATCGCCATTTCGCCGGGCAAAAGCGGTATCGACATCGACGACATCACGTCGCTCAGCGTCGAGGCGCTGGTCTGCGAACGGCATCTGGTGCCTGCGCACCTTCAGCAACCGCATTTCCAACTGGAAACGGCGATGCCGATCCACCAGGTGGAGATCGTCCGCTACCCGAGCAACCCTGTCGCGGTGCCCAACATCAGCCAGGCGTGGCAAGCGATTCAGATGCTGGCCTCCAATCCTTTGCGCCATGCGCGCCCGGACGTTCAGGATTGTTCGGCGCTGTTGCGCGATTGGCTGTCGTTGTTCTGCCATCAGGATGACTCAAGCCAGCGCAAACGCATCGCCAGCATCAAAAATGCCTGGGTGGAGCACCACTTCGAACGCAATCAGGGGCCGGGGCCGCTGGCCTGGATCCGCGGGGCCGAGATCGCCGTCAACTTGAGCGCCAACCATCATGCCGACCATGGCGCCTATCTGTTCGGCAAAATATTGCACCACGCGCTCAGCCAATACGGCGATTTGAACCAAACGTTGAGCATGAAGCTGTTGCTGGATGGGGAAACCCACGCCGACTGGGGGGCACTCTACTATGGCTGA